The window GATGGCATTAATACTATGCTCAAAAGCATGGATTTTGCTGAGAAAGATAAGAGACCCATGACCATGTCAGTATCATCGCGTGGAATGTCACCAAGAAGAACAGCAAGAGTGGACTCTGCTAATATAATGTCAAAAAGCATGGATTTTTCTGATAAGTGTAATGGACAAATATCTTCAATAATTCCATCGCGAGCGGTTTCTACACGAAAAATACTGGGACCAGATGGTGCTAATGCCATGTCGAGAAGTGTGGATCTGACTGATAACTTCAGACAACCAGTCTCTTCAACAGTGCAACCAAGTAGAGTTTCACCAAGGAAGATGCCTTATGCGAGCCCAGGTTCTGCCAATGGAAATGGAATTCAAGAGGAAAATGCCAGTTCAAGTCCAGATGCACCTTCAAATAATTCAGAAAGATTTGCACCTCCAAAGCAGTTGGCAAGGACACTGTCTTCACCATCACGTGGTCTACTATGTCCTTCATCACCAACCAaggcttcatcaacatcatcacttGCCTCTAGGAGGTTGCCGAGCCCATTGAGGATTAGACCTTCAACACCTGTCTCACCATGTAGTTCTGGTAGATCcgattccccctcttctcttctcaactaCATTGGTGATGCAACAAGAGGAAAGAAGAGCCCAAGCCACATGGAAGATGCCCATCAGTTGCGCCTCCTGTATAATAGGAACTTGCAATGGCGTTTTACAAATGCTTATGTGGATGAAATGCTATCAATCCAGAAGATGGGTGCCGAGGTAAACACTCGAAAGTTACCCCCTTTACATATATCAGTGGCCATTTATTCTAAATTGTATCACTATATATCCTGTCTTCTAGGAAATTTGGGAAAATGCTTTTTATGCTTGGTCTAAACTCGAAGTTCTTTTTTTACTGTATGATTATTGTCATTACATGTACATGAGCTTAGTTTATTTTTCTTACTTTGTTTTTTCATTTGAAGCAGACTATGCTCTACAGTGTATGGGATAGTAACTCAAGGATGTCTGACTCTATGGTTACGAAAAGGAGTTATGTTGAAAGGCTGAGGCAAGAGGTCAAATTGGGAATAGTGTTGAAACAACAAGTAAGATATGTTGAGATGTCTGATATTTTAGGCACTTGTTTCTCCTGATGGTATTGGTTAGTCTAAGATTTGTGTTATAGTTGTTCAAGGTTTAATAGTGTAACTAACAAATGCGACATCTGTTTAAAACATTTGTGAAGTAATAACATTGTGGGCATTAGTACAGTGCATCAAGGCAGCAGCGCAACAAGTAACCTTCTTCCAGCGTATCATATTTTTACCTGGCTTTTTCAGAGTAgatagagaagaaaaaaaatcccgATCATACCTGTTTTGGTTGAGATAGATTGTCGTAAAACGGTTGCATTGTTTGTAGAAATATGTTCATGGTACAGAAATGTGGGACACTCTACAAGTCTATATCTTCATTTCCAAACCCTGCCACTGGTTGGAAGACTAAATTTACATGTTCCCGTACTAGTATTTTTTTCCATTAAGCAAGTTTTATATTCTGTGGAGGTGCACAAGTGCTCACTGCTATTTAGCACAAGATAAAACTACCTGTGTTGAAGCTTGTGTTGCTTCATGAGTCTGACCTCAATATTGCATCTTTTGTTTTCATGATGCAGATGGACTACCTCGACCACTGGGAAGAGTTGCAAACAGATCATTCTACTTCTTTGTCCGGTGCAATTGAAGCTCTTAGAGCAAGTACATTGCGCCTTCCAGTTACAGGAGGAGCAAAGGTATCAACAGTTCGCTTTCCAAGACATGAACCCTTCTAGAACTAGAAAATATAATACTTGAAGTATGATGACTCCTGGAGTAAAGCTAACTTGTGTACATGCTAAACAAGTCTTCCGTTTGATTTCTTTGCTGTTTTATCTGTGAAATGCTTAGTGATTCTTATTGTTTACTTCTTGCAGGCTGatgtacttactgttaagaatgctGTCAGTTCAGCAGTTGACATTATGCAAGCAATGGGCTCTTCTGTTTGCAACTTGCTATCGAAGGTAAAATAGAAGGCCTATTTTCTGCTACTGCTGCATAATTGGCAACTTTGGTAAAACTGATATGTTGCAGTGGATGCAAAATTACTTTGTTGTTTTCCTGAAATACTACCATATGAAGAACCTGtactttccattgtaatttgatattTCAATTCATACAAGTTTAATTATAGCATAGGTTAATAGGACAGTTTGTGATCATTGAACCGGTGGCTAAAATAATAATAATCTATAATTAGCATTGGCACACTGGCGTTTCTTGTGCCTACAAGGCTACAGCCATTCAGTTATTATGATTCAATGGAGGTCCTGATTGTTAGAGTTGTGATAGTGCTGTTTGTGGTATCATGTGGCTGCAATGATTGTGAGAGGGTGGTGACATTATGCTAGCTTTCTGGCCAGTCCCCTTCTGCCAAGCTGGTAGTCTCGTACTGCTAGCAGGAAAACCATAAGTTAGTGCATGGACAAAATTTAACTACTCTTATGCAAACTTGACCGTTCCAGATGATCTTTCCTTCCAAATCCAACATGTCAAATTATTGGAGATTGATGTTTGAGTTCTGGCATTACTATGGAAGTGGATGCTGATTTTCTATGCTTGCTACACTATTTGGATCAATTCATTGATTGGCATAATCTTCTGGCAATTAAGCATTTCTAATAAATAACGCGGTCAGGTGTCTAACCATTGACCTGTGCTCTGCAGTTAGAGGCTACACACTCTCTGGTTACAGAACTCTCAGCTGTTGCTGCTAAAGAAAGCACTACCCTTAATGAGTACAGAGAGCTCTTGGGTACAGCGGCAGCACTGCAGGTACAAGCTTGATATATATTTATTCATCTCATCATCATTTCACTTGTTCTGATAGGACTTGGGGATACATTGTCGAATGCTACTTCCATGTATCGAGTATAATTATTTAGCTTGTTAAGGGCACGTATGCATCAATGATATTTTTATCTGCTCCTAATGAGTATCCTTGCTGacgataatataatatttttgtaCAATAACTGATTATCAAAGTCCCAAAAGGTCATAGGTGCTTGAAACGGTTAAATAAGATACTAACATATGCTGCGACACTGACTGAAACATAAgcaattgtgttaaatcttttctattttggcatgaTATTTTTAATATTGCCGGATTTCTCATCACTTTGATGCTGGAAATGCTTTTTGAGTGGGTCATTTACCTCTGACTGCTATTTCTTGTTACCATGTGTTACATCATAAATCTATATCTgtgcaaaacctctttatgatcagTTTCCAGATAACGTAGTCCTATTGTTATTTTTGATGAATATCAAAAGCTACATTGTCACATGTCAGTAAGATAATATATAGGCTGCTGTTCCAGGCTTGAAGCTGCAGTAAAAAAGGGTCTGCTTTGCTGTTCAATCTAACTTGTACCATTATCTTCCTCTGAGCAGGTCCACGAGTCCAGCCTAAGGACACAACTCATACAAGAAACAGAGTGAACAACTTAATCCCTTGTATGTCTAACTAAGAAGATAGAGGTAACCACACCATTCATTAGTTCTCTGTAACCGTAACGTGAATATGTGTATCTTCAGTTTGTTCCCCACcccctttctttttcttcctctttgttAGGTACCCCCcaaatttctctttttttttttcatttctaccTCCCATGCCCTTTTCTATTTGTACAACCTGCATGGAAGAGAAGTGCAGCAAGCAAAATCATGGATTCACCATGACGACGGACCTGTCAGTGTTATTTTGTATAGCAGCTCACAAACTGAGGATGTCGAGGTTCCTAAAGCCTGTTGTAAATTATAGCAGCTCCTCTGCCTTTTGTTGTTTGTATCGCGGTAACAGTAGTAGAGTGTTTGGTACGTAGCAGATTATCTATTGCAGGTTCCCAGGCCACCAATGGGAACATCTAACCTAACACCACAGGGTAGTAGATGATGACAGGTTCCTGGTACACCGACTTCATTTACCTTACACGTTTGCGGTCGCCGTTTTCAAGAGATATGGCGATGCTTTCTTGATATGTCGATGTTTTCAGCTCTATGAAATGTGTGGTTTGTCGGTCTCCTTTTTATTGCCCATTATAGTGCTGGAACTGTATGGTTTTTCTTGATTCTAGTGATGCTCTAAGGTGTTTATGCACATGGAGGTTGTCGCCTTTCGGTGCATGAGTGAATCTTGGCACACTTGAGCTGATGTTGATGGCTGAACATACTTTTGTCCTCAAAGAATGTATACAACTAGTTTAGCTGGGCCATAGGCCATCATCCTGCGTTGCTTAGGTTGACAGCTACTGTTTAGCCCATGATTTTGTTTATCAGTTGGAAAGGAAAATGGGTCCTCCTATGGAGGTGTGGGGCGCATGATGATAACAAGACATTTTTCCTCTTATCTTGAATTTTTTTATATTGTTCATAAAGATAGGAGATGATGCTATCACATGTAGATCAGCAACTTTTATCGCCATACCCTACAGGGAATAACCAATTGATTGTGTCCTTGATGATGCACATGCCTTGCTCACATCGTTCACAGGCTTTACTTTGCAACGGACGTGTTATGAAATTTTTGGCTTAAATTGAATTAGAGACACATAACAGTGCACTTGACCAAATGAGCAATTCAAAACTTGAAGCGCGCGGAGAAAAATGTATTTATACTtacaaaaaaaatatgaaaactaGATAGAAATTGCTGTCCACAGTGAACAGCCAAACTAGATAGAAATTACCCTCTTAGGCACTTCCAGCCAAATGTCAAAAAAATCCGAAAGCAACCATTTGATAAACAAGATACGACTActgatcttctccacaaccacaacaCCACAACACCAACTAGGATTTGCGAACGACAGCGCCAAAACAAAACCTTGCTGACAACAATGCCGCACCAGGCAACACAAGCGAACTTTCCTAACAATCACCATGACTGTTACTGACTCACTGCACGGTCCCAAGCCGTTTAGTAGATTCTGTTGGTGCAATGTGAGATGATGATTCGAGGCCCCAAAACCAAAATGTTCAGATGGTAGCCCCCAGCTTCTTGATATCACAGGGTTTTGTTCTGTCTGACTCCCCAGGGAACGGCGGTGGTGGACAGCTCTTCTGCTTCATCAGGCAAAGGACGGCGAGTACAAGTACAATAGCACCATCCTTGTATTTACATGAACAGTATTGGTACCTGCCATCATCAGGTAAGTGGATTTACCAGAACGCCATCAAACTATGATGCTGATATAGACGAGATAAATTGATAGTAAAATCAAGGGAATAAATTACAAAACTTAGGCATGAGATGGAGTGATGAATCGATACAGAATGGTCCTCtcagaaatactccctccgttcctaaatacaaatcTTTTGAGATTCAAACAGTCCATTGACAGCCGCAATGTGGCTAAGCCTCTCAGGTGACGGGAACTATGGTGGCGTGGCCTCATTAGGACTCCCGGACTTGCTTGCCTGGTTCTTATACTTGGCACTTGAGCCTCATAAGCTTTAATTAACATTTTTTGCGGACCTTTAAGTACAGTTTGGATTCCACAAGCAATGGTTTCCTCAATGCATATCTACAAACTATGATCAGGAACCAAAATATCTTTTGGCTACCTGGTGCTCGTGCTCCCTTTTAGCAAGAAAAAGTAGTGTGCGCGCCAGATAACCACTAGACAATTCCAATCACCAAGTTATAAGCTTCAGTGCATATCTATGAATCTGTACTTGATCATGTGACAGAGTGTAGGTGTTAGCTTTCTGAATGGATATATCATATACCTATGATCATCCAATTCTATCCCCTTAAATTTCTTTCACTCCtagttccagtgaccactttcagtAAGGTTTATTGATGACGAATCTAGATGATTATCCAGTCTTGTGTAACAAAGAATGCCCATAAAGATATGGAGTATGCTTCTCAAAACCAGTTTTTGGTTCCTATGTGTAACTTGTCTTGTTCCAAATGGATATTCAAGTACATAGTGCAAATCAGGGAATCAAGAAAAGTACCAAATGGTACTAAACGTAATTGTATTAGACAAGATGCAAGACAATATATTGTTTAAAACTACAAAATACCTTCTAAAATCAGAGATGGCGCCCTTGGCCTTTACAGCTAAATCAAACATTTGCTGAGACTTCTGTCTCAGGTTCCTTACTTTCCTCCAGTTCTATCACGGGCTCATCCCCATCCAAACTACTTCCCTCCAGTTGTTCGATCAGAGTCTCGTCCCCGTCCAGTTCATCGTCCGATTGGTCCGTCTCTCCTTCCACAGCATCCTTTTTGCTCACCCCATCTTGTTCTTTCTGTATAGCTAGTTTATTGGGTACAAgaatcaaatatatattcctctccGCAAAATTCTTACTTCCTTCTGTCGCTAGCTGAAATATGATTGGAAAAAATTAAAAGCTTGAAACTAGCTGATTCAACTAATAGGTATATCCGTATATGCACTGTAGCCAAAGTGGAGAACAAAACAATTTGCGCAGAAAATAAAAGAGGTTTTTGAAAGAGATAAAAGGCAAATTTGTGCTCTTATTCTAGGCACAGTAAACATAGTATAACCAAATTACCTCACCAACATCAGTTTGGAATCTTCTGAGAAGTTCAATCGCTTGTTTTTTGTACAAGTTCTCCCGACCTTTCAAGTTTACCACTATCTTAACCTGAAACAATGGTGGTCTAGAGTAATAAGTTTAACCacctaataatgatgatgatgatgatagtaatAGTAATGATAATATTATTAATAATTCCTAGGACCTTGTCACCGGCTTTAAGAAATTTCTTTGCAGCTCTAAGTCTCACACTGTAATCATGAATATCAATGTTGTACCTGCCAAAAAAATGCATAAAGACTCCAACATGACTTTAAGTTACAACCACAAGCAACAATCGTTAATTTACTATTAAGAGCCATCCGATGCCACAGGCAAATTGTATCTAGCAATATTTTGTTACTTCATCATGCGAAATAGCTCGGTACAGTTCCAACAAGTCTGTCTATACCATTCTTTTGATTCCATTATGCCTAATCTAACCAAGTTTATCAAAATAGTTCCGTTTTCAGAACACTTGAAGCATAAAGGCGAGTAACAGATTGATTCATTTGAAACATAAAGAACGCTAGTTTGCAATGTAACTTGGTAAATGAATATCAACATGATCAGTACCCCATTTTCAGCTCTTTCAAGCCCATGCGTTTTGCTGTAAAGAGTAGACACCAGGGAAGAGGCAACACATATTAGCATAGTGAACAAATATTTGGATGGAAAACAAAACGAGTTAGAAAAGTTTACCAACGGATCTTTTCTGCTGAACTCTTTTCTTCTTCTGTTGTTCGTACTTGTGTTTTCTGTACAAAACCAGTAAATAATTCTAGTAAATTCTGAAGGGCACAAATCTGGATAAAAGAAAAGATGACAAGTATTttaaaaatacaaaataaataaattattaaAAACCAATAGTCTTGCTAAGTGAAGACCATGTATATATAGATTCGAACCGAGGGACTGTCTGCTAAGTGAGTAACTCTCGACCTTACATAGGGAGAAAAGCCTATTATTTGATCGAACCTGCAGATTCCATGTACAAGTTTGACATAGAGAAGCAGGGTCTCAAGTAGACAGGATAGGACCTACAGGACATTGTTTACTTTAGTCTTTAACTAACGAGGTAATATTTGATATACTTATGACATAGCTGCTGAAACCATTGTGAGGAAACTTGTCAAGACCAAATGACATCTTGAGGTGTGCATCCTACACTATGCATATCCTTGTTTTTGAAATAATATGTAAACCTTATTTACAGAGTGCTTAGACATACCTAGAAGTGTACTATCAATTAACCTGATTTCGTAATGGAAATTAATCAGATAAGAAGTGAAATTGTAGGTGTTCACTGCAACATACTTGTAATCTTTCTCTTCAAAGAGTCGGAGTACTGGAGGATCTCCATCTAGTGACAATATTGCCTGAAATTAGAGAAATATAAACCATCCCAATTTGTGTAAAAATAGTGGCACTAGCTGAGGAAGAATTTGCAAATTAATAAAACCCGGGTGGACGGATTTTCCATCTCCAGGGGAAAAGGCTATCATCTCCTACTAGATAAATCCCTAATTCACCTTTTGGGGCTTCTACTCTTACATAAAGCTCTTGTCTTGACAATTCAAAATTGGGCGAAGGTTTTTTACCAAGAAATTTATACTCAAAATCATTCCATTCAGAATTCTTTTCTTTCTTAAAGCGTCGGACTTCTAGTAATGCATGTCCTAACAAGATATGGCTCAAGTTAGTGTCTCGTTAAACATGAGTGCACCTTGCAAAGTTAGGGCTAAAGCAGAAATACTGTGATTTTTTTTTGAAGATTATGCTCGTTTCCATTTCTATAAGGGGTTTATTACTATGTGAGCAATATTATTAAATTATATGGTGTAAGAGAGTTAGGAGTTTTAAGCTATTCTGTTCTCACAAGTTATGCATTGGCAACACACTTTTCCATTCAAATGCTTGGGTTTCAGCTATTTTCATTTAGTTTATAATAGCAGGACATGCCTATAAAAGCCATTGCTAAATGCTAAACAACTGCTTGTTCTCGCTTGTATGCTAATGAACAACTACTTGTTCTCGCTCGTGCCAACTTTATGCTGAAAATGTATGTTTATAGAGAAAGAAGCTACATGAGATGGAGAAAGTACCAGCATAAGATCATTTTCATCTGCAATTCGAACTGCCTCGCTTACAGATATAACACCAACCTGCAGAGCGACAAATGAAGGTGCATGCACCATCAAATACATAATCAGGTAAGAGCACTACTTACATGATTAGGCATGTGATTTACCATATTTTTCTGGGCATCCAACAGCCTGACGGTCGAAGACCTAACCATGGGAGGCGGTTGAAATGTTAAAAGAATGAAATGAATGTACAGATACGGAAGAAAGAAGAAATCATCATACAAGACTAAGTACATCACAATTCCAGATGCTTATCTATCATGGCATCCACCTCCCATATGCCTGCGCCCTCTAACAACTAAGCAGCAAGTTTCTCTTTTCTCCCAAGAGAATGTCATTGTTTTAAAAGAACATATGAGCATTTGCAGACATGACATGAGTTTTCCAATTGGGTAACATTAATACCGCCCAAAGAAAAACTAAAACTCAGCTCCCTTGCAATTGCAAGTAATGACATGGAATCACTCGGCATTTGACGAGGCAAACATGTGGACTGTGGAGCACATTATACAGCTATAAGTGGAGGGGCAAGGAAAATGGCGTTCGTACTGGATGCGCTCGATGTCGAGGGCGGGGTCCTGCTCCTGCTCGGGGCGGTCCCGCCGCCCGGCCCcgccctcctcctcgtcttcctcgtcGCTCCCGTACGCGGAGTAGCGCGCGACCGCGACGAGCCGCCGCGGCCGCCCCTGCCGCGCGGCCAGCGACGACCGCGCCGAGGAGGAGGGCACCGAGGCGTGGGCGGTGGAGCAGCACGGCCTGTAGGGCAGCCGCCGGGACACGGCCGGCGCGAACGCGAAGCCGGCGGCGACGCCGACCATGGCCGGTGGCGGTGGTCGGGGGTGGTGGCCGCGCCTTATCTGCTCGGTCGGAGGTTTTTGCCGCGAGCGGAGGAATCCCAAGCAACGAGTGGAGGGGATAGGCGCGGAGGTGACGTGGGAGATGATGGGACGCTGGGCTGTGGGCCCGAGTAGGCCCGGTTCTGTCTTGGGCCAAAGCTGGGCCGACAATAGGGCTGCTGATAATGTGGGCCTTGACAGATTTTAAGTCTGTGTACTTATAAAGAAAAAACTCCCATCGAGGAGGACCAAACCTGAACACACGTACCctttcgccggcgccggcgccggcgctgcCGCCGCTCTATTGGATCGACCGGCAAGATGGCGGGGAGATCCTCACCCTGGAAGCTCATGGGGCAGCAGTCCAGCGCTTTTCTCCGTCGCCAAACGACCCAGGAATCTCCCGCCGGCGGCGAAATCCCTAGTGCGGAAGCTGTACTGTTGAGTCTGGCGAAGGTTCTTGCTGATCTGGAAGGGCAGGAGAGTCAGAGAGAGCTGACCAAGGTGGTCACTGGGAGCTTGGAGGATGAACACTCGTTCCATAGGATCGAATGCAACAGATTCTCCAAGGGTTTCTCCTGGATCAAATCGCGCCCTTGCGCCACCGGCTGTCGCATGAGAAGCAGATCCAGGATCATCTCAGGTCCAGGGCCAAAGAGAAGAGCAATCGCGCCCACAGACTAGAGTCTGATGGTGGTGGTCGTGAGTCTGCATTCAAATCACAGAGGGAGGCAGAGTCGATGATGTTCATGGGTTTGGACACCATTACCAATGGGGACAGGAAGATGGTCGGATCAGACAAGCCAATGCTCCAACCTGCATATCCCAGCACCAACAAATTGGATTGCGGCGGCGACGATGAAAAGGATGAGATGGACATGCGCAAATCAAACGCGTATTGGACTGTGAAATCGGACACGCTGATGCTCAAACCTGCAGGTACAATTGGCAGATGCTCTGTGATCATGACGAGATGGACACACTATTGGCTAAGGAGATGGCTAACGAGGTGGAGAGATTCGCTTCATATGTTCGCAGCTGGGAATTTGCCTGGGGCAGAACCCGCGGCTTCTTCAGAGAcatgagtgagtgagtgagtgtgAGGATCTCTCTTGCGGTCAGTGGATCGAAGGAATTTTCATGGGATTCGAGCTAAGAATTTGAATTCGGATGAGGATTCCTCCCAACCACCCACACCTCTATCCGTTACAACCGAGCCACGGCTGTAGCCGTCCAAATTCTAGCCAAAGTGAGACGATGGACTACTGTAGCTATTTAACAGTACACCCGCTCAGCGGGACCAGTTTGAGCTAGCAAGCCACTGGGGAAGCCTTTTGGGCCGGTTGGACTTGGGCCTTGGAACCAGTGGGACTGGCGCTTCGCTCTTGTCGGCACGCTCCTGATCAGCTACAGGTCTTCTGTCCTCATCTTCAGGTTCAGGTGTTGCATCTTCAGAGTTAACACGAACATGGCTGCTGACATCCCTCCTCTGATGAGAAACGGCTTGACCCCAAGCCGCCGAACGAGGAAACTGTTGACGGAGAGAATCCAGGTCTTCCTAGGTCACCCCTTATGGAGATGATCCGCTCCACCGAATCAAACCCTGAGCAATTGTACGCTTGCCTTGTTGACATATGCGCTGCTAAAGAATACGTTGTGGAACCTATAGAGAAGCAAAAGACGAGGCACCTTACAAGCAACAGGACAGTTAGGTAAGACCACCCTTttcagttgagaaacatggaaaacGGGGTGGACTCTGATGTCAGGAGGTAATTGCAGTTTGTAAGCTACTTCGCCAATTTTTTCCAGAATGGTGTAAGGGCCGTAGTACTTGTAGGCCAACTTTTGGTTAGCTCTATGCACAACCGACGACTGCACATAAGGCTGTGTAGTTTGAGCAATACTTGTTCGCCAACCTCAAAAACTCTCTCAGTTCTTTTCTTGTCTGCCATGTGCTTCATCCGTTGCTGGGCCCGAAACAAATGTTGTTTGACAGAAGCCACCACCACTTCTCTGTCCTGCATCCACTGTTTTATGTCTATTGGAGCAACTGTATCACTAATAGAGATGCCAAAGTACCTGGGAGAATGGCCATACAACACTTCAAAAGGTGTTTTGCCCACAGCAGAATGCCAATATGTGTTATACCAGAATTCACACATTGATAACCATTTGCTCCATTTGGATGGATGAGAACTGATGAAACTTCTCAGGTAGCATTCAACTTGTTGGTTAACTCGCTCGGTTTGCCCATCAGTAGCAGGATGGTAGACAGAACTCATATTCAGTTGTGTGCCAGTCCTGTGAGTTAGAGTTTGCCAAAAATTACTCGTGAAAACAGGATCTCTGTCTAAGACAATGTACTCTGGCATTCCATGCAGTTTATAAACATTGTCAAGGAATATTTCAGCCACTTTCTGTGCAGAGAAGGGATGTTTGAGAGGCATGAAATGACCATATTTATTAAACTTATCTATGACCACCAAAATGCAATCAAACTGATATGAATGAGAcagcccagtaatgaaatccatagtaacagtttcccatgctttgtttgGAACAGGCAAGGGAGATAACA is drawn from Triticum dicoccoides isolate Atlit2015 ecotype Zavitan chromosome 6B, WEW_v2.0, whole genome shotgun sequence and contains these coding sequences:
- the LOC119323326 gene encoding translation initiation factor IF3-4, chloroplastic-like, with the protein product MVGVAAGFAFAPAVSRRLPYRPCCSTAHASVPSSSARSSLAARQGRPRRLVAVARYSAYGSDEEDEEEGGAGRRDRPEQEQDPALDIERIQSSTVRLLDAQKNMVGVISVSEAVRIADENDLMLAILSLDGDPPVLRLFEEKDYKKHKYEQQKKKRVQQKRSVAKRMGLKELKMGYNIDIHDYSVRLRAAKKFLKAGDKVKIVVNLKGRENLYKKQAIELLRRFQTDVGELATEGSKNFAERNIYLILVPNKLAIQKEQDGVSKKDAVEGETDQSDDELDGDETLIEQLEGSSLDGDEPVIELEESKEPETEVSANV